The Fragaria vesca subsp. vesca linkage group LG2, FraVesHawaii_1.0, whole genome shotgun sequence genome includes a window with the following:
- the LOC101304931 gene encoding small glutamine-rich tetratricopeptide repeat-containing protein 2-like, with protein sequence MQLNLSMMLSMMETSGGEKFSPKYLAQLAETLKLKGNKAMESKQYTKAIALYDCAIAFCENNAVYHCNRAAAYIEIHKHNEAMRDCLKSIEIDPNYSKGYTRLGVAYYALGNYRAAIDKGFKKALQLDPKNEAAKESIRVSQLKLIEQQQQSGSHYSHHQNTSSFSLSSSSVQGSGSKIHGAFNTGSVPVDFANMFTNMGATAYQGQHPEYNIRNTIVNGGIHLPKTASPICVVIRNSTVNGIDLPRTASSISVVIKNSIVNGVDQQFYTK encoded by the exons ATGCAGCTAAACTTATCCATGATGCTTTCAAT GATGGAAACATCTGGAGGTGAGAAATTCAGTCCTAAATACTTGGCTCAGTTGGCTGAGACCTTGAAATTAAAAG GTAATAAGGCCATGGAATCAAAGCAGTATACCAAGGCAATTGCGTTGTATGACTGTGCTATTGCATTTTGTGAAAATAATGCTGTTTACCACTGTAACAG GGCAGCTGCTTACATTGAGATACACAAACACAACGAAGCAATGCGAGATTGCCTTAAATCTATTGAGATAGACCCAAACTATAGCAAGGGATATACTCGTCTGGGAGTAGCTTATTATGCACTAGGTAACTACCGTGCGGCTATTGATAAGGGATTTAAGAAAG CCTTGCAGTTGGATCCAAAAAATGAAGCTGCCAAAGAAAGTATTCGG GTGTCTCAGCTGAAATTGATAGAGCAGCAACAACAATCAGGATCTCATTATTCTCATCATCAG AACACAAGTTCATTTTCCTTGAGTAGTAGCAGCGTGCAGGGTTCAGGGTCAAAAATCCATGGTGCATTCAATACAGGTTCTGTTCCTGTTGATTTTGCAAATATGTTTACGAACATGGGTGCGACTGCATACCAAGGACAGCATCCTGAATATAACATCCGTAACACCATTGTTAATGGAGGAATTCATCTACCAAAGACAGCATCCCCTATATGTGTCGTCATCCGTAACAGCACTGTTAATGGAATTGATCTACCAAGGACAGCTTCCTCGATATCTGTCGTCATCAAGAACAGCATTGTTAATGGAGTTGATCAACAGTTCTACACGAAATAA